Proteins from one Falco naumanni isolate bFalNau1 chromosome 10, bFalNau1.pat, whole genome shotgun sequence genomic window:
- the COPB1 gene encoding coatomer subunit beta: protein MTAAENVCYTLINVPMDSEPPSEISLKNDLEKGDVKLKTEALKKVIIMILNGEKLPGLLMTIIRFVLPLQDHTIKKLLLVFWEIVPKTTPDGRLLQEMILVCDAYRKDLQHPNEFIRGSTLRFLCKLKEAELLEPLMPAIRACLEHRHSYVRRNAVLAIYTIYRNFEHLIPDAPELIHDFLVNEKDASCKRNAFMMLIHADQDRALDYLSTCIDQVQTFGDILQLVIVELIYKVCHANPSERARFIRCIYNLLQSSSPAVKYEAAGTLVTLSSAPTAIKAAAQCYIDLIIKESDNNVKLIVLDRLIELKEHPSHERVLQDLVMDILRVLSTPDLEVRKKTLQLALDLVSSRNVEELVIVLKKEVIKTNNVTEHEDTDKYRQLLVRTLHSCSVRFPDMAANVIPVLMEFLSDNNEAAAADVLEFVREAIQRFDNLRPLIVEKMLEVFHAIKSVKIYRGALWILGEYCSTKEDIQSVMTEVRRSLGEIPIVESEIKKEAGELKPEEEVSVGPAQKLVTEMGTYATQSALSSSRPAKKEEDRPPLRGFLLDGDFFVAASLATTLTKIALRYVSLVQEKKKQNSFIAEAMLLMATILHLGKSSLPKKPITDDDVDRISLCLKVLSECSPLMNDIFNKECRQSLSHMLSAKLEEEKLSQKKESEKRNVMVQPDDPISFMQLTAKNEMSSKEDQFQLSLLAAMGNTQRKEAADPLASKLNKVTQLTGFSDPVYAEAYVHVNQYDIVLDVLVVNQTSDTLQNCTLELATLGDLKLVEKPSPLTLAPHDFANIKANVKVASTENGIIFGNVVYDVSGAASDRNCVVLSDIHIDIMDYIQPASCTDAEFRQMWAEFEWENKVTVNTNIVDLNEYLQHILKSTNMKCLTPEKALSGYCGFMAANLYARSIFGEDALANVSIEKPIHLGPEAPVTGHIRIRAKSQGMALSLGDKINLSQKKTSL, encoded by the exons ATGACTGCTGCAGAGAACGTGTGTTACACGTTAATCAATGTTCCAATGGATTCAGAACCACCTTCTGAAATCAGCTTAAAAAATGACCTAG AAAAAGGAGATGTCAAGTTGAAGACAGAGGCCTTGAAGAAAGTAATCATTATGATTCTGAATGGTGAAAAATTACCCGGGCTTCTGATGACCATCATACGTTTTGTACTGCCTCTCCAAGATCATACCATCAAAAAACTGCTGCTTGTCTTTTGGGAGATAGTGCCAAAGACCACACCAGATGGCAGGCTTTTGCAGGAAATGATCCTTGTGTGTGATGCATACAGAAAG GATCTTCAGCACCCAAATGAATTTATCCGAGGCTCTACTCTCCGTTTTCTTTGTAAGCTAAAAGAAGCAGAACTGCTGGAGCCTTTGATGCCAGCCATTCGTGCATGTCTAGAACATCGTCACAGCTATGTGCGCAGAAATGCAGTTCTTGCAATTTACACCATTTATAG aaattttgaacaTCTTATACCTGATGCTCCTGAACTGATCCATGATTTTTTGGTGAACGAGAAAGATGCAAGCTGCAAAAGAAACGCATTTATGATGCTAATTCATGCAGATCAG gATCGAGCTTTGGATTATTTGAGCACCTGTATTGACCAAGTCCAGACATTTGGTGACATTCTGCAGTTGGTTATTGTTGAACTAATCTATAAG GTCTGTCACGCAAATCCATCAGAGAGAGCTCGGTTTATTCGCTGCATCTACAACTTACTGCAGTCATCGAGTCCTGCAGTGAAGTATGAAGCTGCAGGTACTCTAGTTACACTCTCCAGTGCACCAACAGCAATCAAG GCAGCTGCCCAATGCTACATAGATTTGATTATTAAAGAAAGTGATAATAATGTGAAACTGATTGTTTTGGATCGGTTGATTGAATTAAAGGAGCACCCCTCCCATGAACGAGTGTTACAG GATCTAGTTATGGACATCCTGAGAGTGTTGAGTACCCCAGATCTAGAAGTGcgcaaaaaaacccttcaacTGGCCCTGGATCTTGTCTCTTCAAGAAACGTAGAGGAG CTTGTGATTGTTCTGAAGAAGGAAGTGATTAAAACTAATAATGTGACAGAGCATGAAGATACAGACAAGTATAGACAGCTGCTTGTTCGTACATTGCATTCCTGTAGTGTTCGGTTTCCAGATATGGCTGCGAATGTTATTCCAGTG TTGATGGAGTTCCTTAGTGATAATAATGAAGCGGCAGCTGCTGATGTCTTGGAGTTTGTGCGGGAAGCGATCCAGCGATTTGATAACCTCAGACCTCTCATTGTTGAGAAGATGCTTGAAGTCTTTCACGCTATTAAATCTGTCAA GATTTATCGAGGAGCTTTGTGGATCCTTGGAGAATATTGCAGCACAAAGGAAGATATACAAAGTGTAATGACAGAAGTTCGCAGATCACTTGGAGAG ATCCCAATAGTAGAATCTGAAATCAAAAAAGAAGCTGGTGAGCTAAAACCTGAAGAAGAGGTGTCTGTGGGTCCAGCCCAGAAACTGGTGACAGAGATGGGCACTTACGCAACACAGAGTGCTCTTAGTAGTTCCCGACCGGccaaaaaggaagaagacag ACCTCCATTACGGGGATTCCTGCTTGATGGCGATTTCTTTGTTGCAGCTTCCCTTGCTACAACTTTAACTAAGATTGCTTTACGATACGTGTCACTagttcaggaaaagaagaagcaAAAT TCCTTTATTGCTGAAGCTATGCTGCTGATGGCCACTATTCTCCATTTGGGAAAGTCGTCTCTTCCCAAGAAGCCAATTACAGATGATGATGTGGATCGTATTTCCTTGTGTTTGAAAGTTTTGTCAGAATGTTCTCCCCTCATGAACGATATTTTCAACAAAGAATGCAGGCAGTCTCTCTCTCATATGCTGTCAGCTAAGCTAGAAGAGGAGAAGCTTTCCCAGAAG AAAGAATCTGAGAAGAGGAATGTGATGGTTCAGCCGGATGATCCCATTTCCTTCATGCAACTTACTGCTAAAAATGAAATGAGCTCAAAAGAAGACCAGTTTCAGCTCAGCCTTCTGGCAGCAATGGggaacacacagagaaaagaggCTGCCGATCCTCTTGCATCCAAACTTAATAAG GTTACTCAACTGACAGGTTTCTCAGACCCTGTCTATGCAGAAGCCTATGTCCATGTCAATCAGTATGACATTGTGCTGGATGTACTTGTGGTCAACCAGACCAGTGATACTCTGCAGAACTGCACGCTGGAACTAGCCACGCTAG GTGACTTGAAACTTGTGGAAAAACCATCTCCTCTGACACTTGCTCCACATGATTTTGCAAACATTAAAGCTAATGTCAAAGTTGCTTCAACagaaaatggaataatttttgGTAATGTTG TATATGATGTCTCTGGAGCAGCCAGCGACAGAAACTGCGTGGTTCTCAGTGATATTCACATTGACATCATGGATTATATCCAGCCTGCTTCTTGTACAGATGCGGAGTTCAGACAGATGTGGGCAGAATTTGAGTGGGAAAACAaa GTTACAGTCAATACAAATATCGTCGATCTAAATGAATACTTACAGCACATACTGAAGTCAACCAATATGAAATGCTTGACTCCAGAGAAG GCACTCTCTGGTTATTGTGGCTTTATGGCGGCCAATCTTTACGCACGTTCCATATTTGGAGAAGATGCACTTGCAAATGTCAGCATTGAAAAGCCAATTCATCTTGGACCAGAGGCGCCTGTCACTGGTCACATACGAATCCGTGCAAAGAGCCAG GGAATGGCCCTGAGTCTTGGAGATAAGATCAATCTgtctcagaagaaaacaagtttatAG